In one Bacteroides intestinalis DSM 17393 genomic region, the following are encoded:
- the glmS gene encoding glutamine--fructose-6-phosphate transaminase (isomerizing): MCGIVGYIGPKKAYPILIKGLKRLEYRGYDSAGVALISDNRQLNVYKTKGKVSELETFVTQKDISGNIGIAHTRWATHGEPCSANAHPHYSSSEHLALIHNGIIENYAVLKEKLQAKGYSFKSSTDTEVLVQLIEFIQKSKNTDLLTAVQLALREVIGAYAIAVLDKDNPDEIIAARKSSPLVVGIGEDEFFLASDATPIVEYTDKVVYLEDEEIAVIRRGEKLKVVNLKNVECPHEVKTVALNLGQLEKGGYPHFMLKEIFEQPDCIHDCMRGRINVESTNVVLSAVIDNKDRLLAAKRFIIVACGTSWHAALIGKHLIESLCRIPVEVEYASEFRYRDPVIDSKDVVIAISQSGETADTLAAVELARSRGAFIYGICNAIGSSIPRATHTGSYIHVGPEIGVASTKAFTGQVTVLTMLALTLAKEKNTIDEGQFLAIVQELNRIPDKMKEVLKLNGSIAELSKIFTYAHNFIYLGRGYSYPVALEGALKLKEISYIHAEGYPAAEMKHGPIALVDAEMPVVVIATQNGLYEKVLSNIQEIKARKGKVIALVTKGDTVISKIADTCIELPETIECLDPLITTVPLQLLAYHIAVCKGMDVDQPRNLAKSVTVE, translated from the coding sequence ATGTGTGGAATAGTAGGCTATATTGGTCCAAAGAAGGCCTACCCCATTCTTATCAAAGGATTGAAGCGATTAGAGTATCGCGGATATGATAGTGCAGGGGTAGCATTAATCAGTGATAACCGACAGTTGAACGTTTACAAAACGAAAGGTAAGGTTTCGGAACTGGAAACTTTCGTTACTCAAAAAGATATTTCCGGTAACATCGGAATTGCCCATACCCGTTGGGCTACGCACGGGGAACCTTGCTCCGCTAACGCCCATCCTCATTATTCCTCTTCCGAACATCTTGCTCTCATCCACAACGGTATCATCGAAAACTACGCCGTCCTCAAAGAAAAACTTCAGGCCAAAGGCTATTCATTCAAAAGCAGTACGGACACCGAAGTATTGGTGCAGCTGATAGAATTCATCCAGAAATCCAAAAATACAGATTTGCTGACTGCTGTGCAATTAGCGTTGCGTGAAGTAATCGGTGCATACGCTATTGCCGTGCTGGATAAGGACAATCCGGATGAGATTATAGCAGCCCGCAAGAGTAGCCCGTTGGTGGTAGGTATCGGTGAAGATGAGTTTTTCTTGGCTTCGGATGCTACGCCGATTGTGGAATATACAGATAAAGTCGTATATTTGGAAGATGAAGAGATCGCCGTCATCCGCCGCGGAGAGAAACTGAAGGTGGTGAACCTGAAAAATGTGGAATGTCCGCACGAAGTGAAGACGGTGGCACTGAACCTGGGGCAGTTGGAAAAGGGTGGTTATCCGCACTTCATGCTGAAAGAGATTTTTGAGCAGCCCGATTGTATTCATGACTGTATGCGCGGACGTATCAATGTAGAAAGTACAAATGTGGTGCTTTCCGCAGTGATTGATAACAAAGACCGCCTGCTGGCAGCCAAACGTTTCATCATCGTGGCGTGCGGTACTTCCTGGCATGCGGCGCTTATCGGAAAACATCTGATAGAAAGTCTTTGCCGCATTCCGGTGGAAGTGGAGTATGCTTCAGAATTCCGTTACCGTGATCCGGTGATAGACAGTAAGGATGTGGTGATTGCGATTTCGCAAAGTGGCGAGACGGCGGATACATTGGCAGCTGTGGAACTGGCGCGGAGCCGTGGGGCATTTATCTATGGCATCTGCAATGCGATTGGTTCGTCTATTCCGAGGGCTACGCATACGGGCTCTTATATCCACGTAGGCCCTGAAATCGGAGTGGCTTCCACCAAAGCGTTTACGGGACAGGTGACAGTGCTCACCATGCTGGCGCTGACGCTTGCCAAAGAGAAGAATACGATAGATGAGGGGCAATTCCTTGCCATCGTGCAGGAGTTGAACCGTATTCCTGATAAGATGAAAGAAGTGCTGAAGCTGAACGGCAGCATTGCAGAGCTTTCCAAGATTTTCACGTATGCGCATAACTTTATTTATCTGGGACGCGGATATTCGTATCCCGTAGCCCTGGAAGGTGCGTTGAAGCTGAAAGAAATCTCTTATATCCATGCCGAGGGTTATCCGGCTGCTGAAATGAAGCACGGGCCTATCGCATTGGTAGATGCTGAAATGCCGGTAGTAGTGATTGCTACACAGAACGGGCTTTATGAGAAAGTATTGAGCAACATACAGGAAATCAAGGCGCGTAAGGGCAAAGTGATCGCTCTGGTGACAAAAGGGGATACGGTTATCAGCAAGATTGCCGATACTTGTATCGAGTTGCCGGAAACAATTGAGTGCCTTGACCCGTTGATTACTACGGTACCGTTGCAGTTATTGGCGTACCATATCGCAGTATGCAAGGGGATGGATGTGGATCAGCCGAGGAATCTGGCGAAGAGCGTAACAGTGGAATAA